Proteins encoded within one genomic window of Anastrepha ludens isolate Willacy chromosome 4, idAnaLude1.1, whole genome shotgun sequence:
- the LOC128860361 gene encoding uncharacterized protein LOC128860361 produces MNSTYLNNTYNKPNERALADLLGQLVRGRNPSPTGFNRGGGGSSGVSGGGGGGPMNNYSSSSMGPSSGSGGWGGNAPNDWNQGGGGGGFGSGGGFGSGGGGGGNMMPLMQRNVGMNMNSGSGGGGGFGGMSQGGGMNDNYGGMSQNRGGNDDFGGMQQGNNYMGMSRGNQGGFSGMPSNSGGFSGGGFPQSNFGDDGFGGGAPPPSRSRGQWVSGAANRSNRNAAPAQVRGNNRPSNSAPGRRSLNGTKAPLSSRSSRSGGASASSNASRPVQAQKRSAPPISSPPTKAKISANNVKPTSVQGNKTATSAAEPRRVLTSTGGRWYQHFLAKGIKPEEARKKAFENNNKPFPSGAEGAAKKSVKKAKPPPADTYIRLAIFAKGFPENMLDPEDLSSIEELIVDEVSNSSTESKLQFERVLRKPGMLMIDCLSQHTADWLKDIIPKLTNWENPELAVCNEEDIPDAYVMTISLPRSVGQEYDQTLALIQSQNDDLVTDSWEWVHEREDGDRLIVTIRIDKDSHAAIKEKKWKIFYKFGLVDVNFARYMRYALSKRLHGEAEGENTKGKEDKPEAEDGEREKTAETTEENPPSPPPAPVISK; encoded by the coding sequence ATGAATTCAACTTACTTAAATAATACTTATAATAAACCAAACGAGAGGGCTTTGGCCGACCTGTTGGGTCAGCTGGTGAGGGGTAGAAACCCGTCACCTACTGGCTTTAACAGGGGGGGAGGAGGTAGTAGTGGAGttagtggtggtggtggtggtggaccCATGAACAACTATAGTAGTTCATCTATGGGGCCGAGTAGTGGAAGTGGCGGTTGGGGCGGAAATGCTCCGAATGATTGGAACCAAGGAGGCGGTGGAGGTGGTTTCGGAAGTGGGGGTGGTTTTGGTAGTgggggtggtggtggtggcaacATGATGCCATTGATGCAACGTAACGTGGGTATGAACATGAATAGTGGTAGTGGGGGCGGCGGCGGCTTTGGTGGCATGTCGCAGGGTGGTGGCATGAACGATAACTATGGTGGCATGTCGCAGAATAGAGGTGGGAACGATGACTTTGGTGGGATGCAACAGGGCAATAACTACATGGGTATGTCGCGAGGCAACCAAGGTGGTTTTAGTGGCATGCCATCAAACAGTGGCGGTTTTAGTGGGGGTGGTTTTCCACAAAGTAATTTTGGGGATGATGGTTTTGGAGGTGGCGCGCCACCACCATCTCGGTCTCGAGGCCAGTGGGTTAGTGGAGCCGCGAATCGTAGTAATCGCAATGCGGCGCCGGCTCAAGTGCGCGGCAATAATCGCCCGTCGAATTCAGCGCCAGGCAGACGAAGCTTAAATGGTACAAAAGCACCACTATCATCGAGAAGTAGTCGCAGCGGTGGTGCTTCTGCTTCAAGTAACGCTTCAAGGCCTGTGCAGGCACAAAAACGTAGTGCGCCGCCAATTTCTTCCCCACCAACAAAAGCCAAGATAAGTGCAAATAATGTTAAACCAACATCCGTTCAAGGAAATAAGACGGCCACATCTGCTGCAGAACCTAGAAGGGTGCTGACATCAACTGGTGGGCGTTGGTATCAACATTTCTTGGCGAAGGGTATTAAACCAGAAGAAGCCCGTAAGAAAGCTTTTGAGAATAATAACAAGCCATTCCCCTCAGGAGCTGAAGGGGCAGCAAAGAAGAGTGTAAAAAAAGCGAAACCTCCACCCGCTGATACGTACATACGCCTTGCAATCTTCGCAAAAGGTTTTCCCGAAAATATGTTGGATCCCGAAGATCTATCGTCTATCGAAGAACTGATCGTCGATGAAGTTTCCAACAGTAGCACTGAATCGAAATTACAATTTGAAAGAGTACTGAGAAAACCGGGCATGCTTATGATAGATTGCTTAAGTCAGCATACTGCTGATTGGCTGAAAGATATCATCCCCAAATTGACCAACTGGGAAAACCCTGAATTGGCAGTTTGTAATGAAGAAGACATTCCAGATGCGTATGTAATGACTATCTCGTTGCCAAGAAGCGTTGGCCAAGAATATGATCAGACCTTGGCACTAATTCAGTCACAAAATGACGATTTGGTCACCGATTCGTGGGAATGGGTGCATGAGCGAGAGGATGGTGATAGACTAATTGTTACCATCCGTATTGATAAGGACTCACATGCAGCAATTAAAGAGAAAAAGTGgaagatattttacaaatttggtTTGGTAGATGTAAATTTTGCCCGCTATATGCGGTATGCCCTTAGTAAACGCTTACACGGAGAGGCGGAAGGCGAGAACACTAAAGGCAAAGAAGATAAACCAGAAGCTGAGGATGGCGAGCGAGAAAAAACGGCTGAAACAACGGAGGAGAATCCACCTTCACCACCGCCCGCACCTGTaatcagcaaataa
- the LOC128860364 gene encoding uncharacterized protein LOC128860364: protein MNNQMNNAVRKIHNLHSSGAVTVTGLSQPRILKQKVGSGIVTSSNTHNLQQQTNTNSTNRCYVCDDALGSSQQQNLLTETQTSHTATKFPNKIGQLVGDAFMVIVSVDDVVCARCTNLLNYLDRLENDVERVRTNLMNLLHKKYGLNDDSGGGGATSPPIKMQKLNSGAIGRTAEDTGSDLGRVRKVLHTVSSDSSIGKQSPPVVSAVQQMKISTQGVSSNTSVGGTQTIQRKTTRIYKCISCDYKTSDMRLFNTHYETCKSQNFQCKNCKKIFPNFGSMKQHMVREHNTTMDNTCAVCHINFVNEPALRKHMEANHSTNVVVTSTTTLPVTQQSAGESISTGATTPLYTCNHCQFKSTDKALFDEHFRKHLSGVKPKPFKCRLCAQRFETREAATIHAKQHQPNYFKCGTCSMSFPKRELLVKHFEVHQQPQQQQTTSAVVQHQQIVTQSAPVVKQIVPAKQQQATSQNILTTQKLLQETIDEALSDNTVNTVVSSAGNTDVLPSAANNIRFFSCHICSLTFIQENYYNQHMEAHRQDKEGVGSGGTSGTTITTSTSSASSGSMLHPSAAALLNDDNKCDGGESGDLSSHQGGVSGVEADIESIFEKMHSDKNDNGGDTITVTSASNTATATNTTSAPGQSSSDNLVITSQQGSGGITFNITIPQPEAGSAQETSKSSKSAPTSTAPVSVSIDMPVLDQPDEGLTSTTADKPGGSSGKEEQESGSNTAVDRKLSAPVSMPSLDDDNDNQEQLQTQAAQQETSSAETKKGGETIDENARVDGGKPKKVEQPSKESESGAPSAEEPSATTASTSDVNGDTHSEHTAGGEGDHHQQQVAMELDEAMQAQVEGGQIKFILNENGQLLQLDNHIITDAEGNQILVQDPEQIQQLLQSAGLLQSGDGLDGETLQMMTDANGQMVLVQGENNETQLIDASLLNADGQLVIQQGHDGELGEGAHVIGEDGTRIPVSVSYTADGQPIVRVQQQMMESAGGEEDQQHVSLEKEAEAESAATTEEAPQVSADSAAATTGASSAATSEAAASGSGGENSVSATGSAGVGSSSGGDFFPLEDIMQQSAENKPAE, encoded by the exons ATGAATAATCAAATGAATAACGCCGTGCGCAAAATTCATAACTTACATTCGAGCGGGGCTGTGACCGTTACTGGCCTCAGTCAACCCCGCATTTTAAAACAGAAAGTTGGTTCAGGTATTGTGACGTCCAGTAACACACATAATCTGCAACAGCAAACAAATACTAATAGCACAAATCGTTGCTATGTGTGCGATGATGCATTGGGTTCAAGtcaacaacaaaatttgctAACTGAAACACAGACTTCGCATACTGCCACTAAGTTCCCAAATAAAATTGGTCAACTTGTGGGTGATGCTTTCATGGTTATTGTAAGCGTAGATGATGTTGTTTGCGCTCGTTGTACTAACCTGCTTAATTATTTGGATCGGTTAGAGAATGACGTGGAGCGTGTTCGGACCAACTTAATGAATTTACTCCATAAGAAGTATGGGTTAAATGACGATAGTGGTGGAGGTGGGGCCACATCTCCCCCTATTAAAATGCAGAAATTAAATAGTGGAGCAATTGGACGTACTGCTGAAGATACCGGTAGCGATCTGGGTCGCGTACGCAAAGTTCTACATACTGTATCTAGTGATTCGAGTATAGGAAAACAATCTCCCCCAG TTGTAAGCGCAGTTCAGCAAATGAAAATATCTACACAGGGTGTAAGTTCAAATACATCAGTGGGAGGCACGCAAACGATTCAACGCAAAACAACTAGAATCTACAAGTGTATTTCATGCGATTATAAGACGTCAGATATGCGATTATTTAACACACACTACGAGACGTGCAAATCACAAAATTTCCAGTGCAAGAATTGTAAGAAAATCTTCCCGAACTTCGGTAGCATGAAACAGCATATGGTGCGGGAACACAACACAACTATGGATAACACTTGTGCTGTATGTCACATAAACTTTGTAAATGAGCCAGCTTTGCGAAAGCATATGGAAGCCAATCATAGCACAAATGTTGTAGTTACAAGTACGACAACACTTCCAGTTACGCAGCAGTCGGCAGGTGAATCAATTTCAACTGGGGCAACCACACCGCTCTACACATGTAACCACTGTCAATTTAAGTCCACAGACAAGGCGCTATTTGATGAGCATTTCAGAAAGCATTTGTCTGGGGTGAAACCCAAACCATTCAAATGTCGGTTGTGCGCTCAACGGTTTGAGACGCGTGAAGCTGCAACTATCCACGCTAAACAACATCAGCCTAACTACTTCAAATGTGGCACCTGCTCAATGTCCTTCCCTAAACGTGAATTGCTCGTTAAACATTTCGAAGTGCATCAGCAGCCCCAACAACAGCAGACCACATCCGCAGTTGTGCAACACCAACAAATTGTTACACAGTCTGCTCCGGTGGTGAAACAGATAGTACCagcaaagcaacagcaagccacgtctcaaaatattttgacaACACAGAAATTATTGCAAGAAACCATTGACGAGGCGTTGAGCGACAATACAGTAAACACAGTTGTAAGTAGTGCGGGTAACACGGATGTACTGCCCTCTGCAGCCAACAATATACGCTTCTTTTCATGCCACATATGCTCGCTGACATTTATACAAGAGAATTATTATAATCAACATATGGAAGCGCATCGTCAGGATAAAGAAGGTGTTGGTAGCGGAGGAACCAGTGGTACTACTATTACCACGTCAACATCATCAGCTTCAAGTGGTAGTATGCTTCATCCGAGTGCTGCTGCATTACTAAATGACGACAACAAATGTGATGGTGGTGAAAGTGGTGATCTGTCATCTCACCAAGGTGGCGTGAGTGGTGTAGAAGCCGATATTGaaagcatttttgaaaaaatgcattccGACAAAAATGATAATGGTGGTGATACAATAACAGTAACATCGGCGTCCAATACTGCCACAGCCACGAACACAACATCTGCCCCTGGACAAAGCAGTAGTGACAATTTGGTTATAACATCACAACAAGGTTCAGGTGGTATCACTTTCAATATTACTATCCCACAACCCGAAGCTGGAAGTGCACAAGAGACTAGCAAG agTTCAAAATCTGCACCGACAAGCACTGCCCCCGTATCCGTTAGCATAGATATGCCAGTTTTAGACCAACCTGACGAAGGTTTAACCTCCACAACGGCTGATAAGCCTGGCGGCAGTAGTGGCAAGGAAGAACAGGAGAGCGGTAGTAATACTGCAGTTGACAGGAAACTATCTGCCCCTGTCAGCATGCCGAGTTTAGATGATGATAATGATAACCAAGAGCAGTTGCAAACACAAGCAGCGCAGCAAGAAACATCTTCGGCGGAAACCAAAAAAGGTGGTGAAACAATAGACGAAAATGCGAGGGTCGACGGAGGCAAACCGAAAAAAGTGGAGCAACCATCTAAAGAATCGGAAAGTGGAGCACCTTCTGCTGAGGAGCCAAGTGCAACAACTGCCAGTACTTCCGATGTCAATGGCGATACCCATTCTGAACATACCGCGGGGGGCGAAGGAGATCATCATCAACAGCAAGTTGCAATGGAATTGGATGAGGCGATGCAAGCGCAGGTGGAAGGTGGTCAAATAAAATTCATACTTAATGAAAATGGCCAGCTACTGCAGCTGGACAATCACATCATTACCGATGCTGAAGGTAACCAAATACTTGTGCAGGATCCCGAACAAATCCAGCAACTACTGCAAAGTGCGGGTCTATTGCAATCTGGCGACGGCCTTGATGGTGAAACATTGCAAATGATGACAGACGCAAATGGTCAAATGGTTTTAGTGCAGGGGGAAAACAATGAGACACAGCTTATTGATGCTTCCCTTTTGAACGCCGATGGACAACTGGTAATTCAGCAAGGGCATGATGGTGAATTAGGTGAAGGCGCTCATGTTATTGGTGAAGATGGTACGCGGATACCTGTTTCGGTGTCGTATACTGCAGATGGTCAACCGATCGTTAGAGTGCAACAGCAAATGATGGAGAGTGCTGGCGGTGAAGAAGATCAACAGCATGTTTCTCTGGAAAAAGAAGCAGAAGCGGAATCAGCCGCGACGACAGAAGAAGCCCCACAGGTATCGGCGGATAGTGCTGCAGCAACAACCGGAGCATCTTCAGCGGCAACTAGTGAAGCGGCCGCTAGTGGTAGTGGTGGCGAGAATAGTGTATCTGCAACCGGTAGCGCTGGTGTCGGAAGCAGTAGTGGTGGCGACTTCTTTCCGCTAGAAGATATAATGCAGCAATCGGCGGAGAATAAACCCGCGGAATAG
- the LOC128860363 gene encoding intraflagellar transport protein 122 homolog: MRGVLKWVQKIEFPNTKEDQVSVHSLCYHPEGKQLVVAAGDRVLIYDQDGTLLNTLKAHKDVVNCVAYARDGKKFASGAVDKTVIVWTIQLEGLLKYSHSDSVQCMSFNPVSHQLASCSHSDFAFWSADQKAVQKYKISTRVNSCTWTNDGQYLILGLANGSISIRSKLGEEKGRFDRPGGSSSNVFSLQCCPMTSTDVIGVADWSQTLSFHTLSGQMIGKERVLGFDPLCLTYFPNGEYCVVSGCSDSLHFFTKEGVRLGTLGEGFKSWIWSVAIHPNGQSYTIGCQNGTLACFNIVSSTVHALYRERYAFRENMCDVIIQHLISGQKVRIKCRDLVQKIAIYRNSLAVQLPERVVLYELSSGEEQPMHYKVKEKIQKKFDCSLLVVCACHIVLCQEKRLQSLDFNGILQRDWIMDSFIRYIKVTGGPAGREGLLVGLKSGQVFRIFLDNSLPLLITNVASAVRCLDINANRTKIAVVDDTGRLVVRDIVSDTLLYQDTGVNSVTWNTHLDSMLCYTHTVGGLSIRVGSLPPRGPQNMLGVVVGLCGATAFCLRGNVMHNIPLALGATMWQFIESGLFEEAYQVACLGVTTADWEGLAQSALEALHLHIARDAYVKVRSLPWLQLVNELSEKQKRGEMPKEVLQGESCAYAGKYKEAARLFQKCSRPMRALEMYTDLRMFDLAQEFIKDGSDEAKRDLVKKRAEWAYSVKEPRAAAELLLSAGEHQRAIDIVAEQGWADILYDIGRRLSLSERMPLESVAFNLKRLKALPLAAEIFKKLGDEAQVIQLHVEARDWAEAFRLAENMPEMLPTVNYQHAQWLAESDQFIEAHKAYLKAGRMKDANRLLKQLSTSAIEEERFLDASYFYWLLSKQYLDIYHKKEEQNPSVHHFKEYQSHLRIAKVYYAYSVIFNYMKEPFTTYSPVSLFNVSRFILNEVEYKGTPKGVSLFAVLFTLAKQAKLLQANKLCLVVNKRLQSLKPPAGVQEQIDINYLNSKACKSGFNDPEELLPLCYKCSNYSQHLNGNNCPTCKQDYIFSFISFEILPLVQFHPEVDISDSEAERLLLAPPKAAEEGDPFNEDVASALPLSLDRNALRAIHPSHILIVKRSENNLKNIYYRNILPDLQVTFCPECLLVFYSEDFELQVLQKGHCPFCRTSSEKLLDEYL, encoded by the exons ATGCGTGGAGTGCTTAAATGGGTGCAGAAAATTGAATTCCCGAATACCAAAGAAGACCAAGTCAG TGTACACTCTTTATGTTATCATCCGGAAGGAAAGCAACTGGTTGTGGCAGCTGGCGACCGCGTGCTTATTTACGACCAAGATGGAACTTTATTGAACACTCTAAAAGCTCACAAGGATGTGGTAAATTGTGTGGCTTACGCCCGCGATGGCAAAAAGTTTGCCAGTGGTGCTGTGGATAAAACAGTTATTGTGTGGACAATTCAGTTGGAGGGATTGCTAAAATATTC ACATAGCGACTCCGTACAGTGTATGTCCTTCAATCCTGTTTCACACCAATTAGCTTCCTGTTCACACAGTGACTTTGCATTCTGGTCAGCAGATCAGAAAGCcgtgcaaaaatacaaaatttcgacTCGTGTCAATTCATGCACTTGGACCAACGATGGCCAGTATTTGATACTTGGATTAGCTAATGGCAGCATTTCCATTAGAAGCAAA CTAGGTGAGGAAAAGGGTCGTTTCGATCGACCAGGTGGCTCAAGTAGTAATGTATTCAGCTTACAATGTTGTCCAATGACCAGTACAGATGTAATCGGAGTAGCTGACTGGAGCCAAACACTTTCATTTCATACTTTGAGCGGTCAGATGATTGGCAAAGAACGGGTGCTGGGTTTCGACCCGCTTTGCTTAACTTACTTTCCCAATGGAGAATATTGCGTGGTGAGTGGTTGTTCCGATTCATTGCACTTTTTCACCAAGGAAGGCGTACGCTTGGGCACACTCGGCGAAGGGTTTAAATCCTGGATATGGTCAGTTGCCATTCATCCCAATGGCCAATCTTACACGATTGGCTGTCAGAATGGTACGCTCGCCTGCTTTAACATCGTTTCAAGCACTGTTCATGCATTGTACCGCGAACGCTATGCATTTCGCGAAAATATGTGTGACGTTATAATACAGCATTTAATATCAGGCCAGAAAGTGCGCATCAAGTGCCGCGATCTTGTGCAAAAAATAGCGATCTATAGAAATAGCTTAGCCGTACAATTACCGGAGCGGGTGGTGCTGTACGAATTAAGTTCTGGCGAAGAACAACCGATGCATTACAAAGTAAAAGAGAAGATACAGAAGAAATTCGATTGTAGTCTGTTGGTGGTATGCGCATGCCACATCGTACTATGCCAAGAGAAACGTCTGCAGAGCTTGGACTTCAATGGCATATTGCAACGCGATTGGATAATGGACTCTTTCATACGCTACATTAAG GTCACTGGTGGCCCAGCAGGTCGGGAAGGACTGCTTGTGGGTTTAAAGAGCGGGCAG gtatttcgtatatttttggaCAACTCACTGCCACTTTTGATTACAAATGTCGCCTCAGCAGTGCGATGTTTAGATATCAATGCGAATCGCACTAAAATAGCTGTAGTAGATGATACTGGGCGTCTTGTGGTGCGCGACATCGTTAGTGACACCTTACTTTATCAG GATACTGGCGTAAACTCTGTAACCTGGAATACTCATTTGGACTCGATGCTTTGCTATACTCACACCGTTGGTGGCCTTAGCATTCGTGTTGGTAGTCTACCGCCCCGCGGTCCACAGAACATGTTGGGTGTGGTAGTGGGACTATGTGGTGCCACGGCCTTTTGTCTACGGGGCAACGTTATGCACAATATACCATTAGCTTTGGGAGCTACTATGTGGCAGTTCATTGAATCTGGCCTATTTGA gGAAGCCTATCAAGTTGCGTGCTTAGGTGTAACCACAGCCGATTGGGAAGGTCTGGCACAGTCAGCTTTAGAAGCTCTGCACCTACATATAGCGCGTGATGCATACGTAAAAGTGCGCAGTCTCCCGTGGCTACAGTTAGTCAATGAATTAAGTGAGAAACAGAAACGTGGCGAAATGCCAAAAGAGGTATTACAAGGAGAGAGCTGCGCATATGCTGGCAAATACAAGGAAGCTGCACGACTTTTTCAAAAGTGTAGTCGGCCTATGCGTGCATTGGAAATGTATACCGACTTACGAATGTTCGATCTGGCCCAAGAATTTATTAAAGACGGTTCGGATGAAGCGAAGCGTGATTTGGTCAAAAAACGAGCGGAGTGGGCATACTCCGTCAAAGAACCACGAGCTGCTGCTGAACTGCTATTATCAGCAGGCGAGCACCAGAGAGCTATCGACATTGTAGCGGAGCAAGGTTGGGCAGATAT atTATATGATATTGGGCGTCGACTCAGTTTGAGTGAGCGAATGCCACTGGAATCTGTGGCATTCAATTTAAAGCGTTTGAAAGCTTTACCGCTAGCagctgaaatatttaaaaagctaGGGGATGAAGCACAAGTAATCCAATTGCATGTTGAAGCGCGCGATTGGGCTGAAGCTTTCAGACTTGCAGAAAATATGCCAGAGATGTTGCCCACAGTGAACTACCAACATGCTCAATGGCTTGCCGAATCAGATCAATTCATTGAGGCACATAAAG CTTACTTAAAAGCGGGCCGCATGAAAGATGCTAATCGGTTGCTGAAACAGCTTAGCACATCAGCTATCGAAGAGGAGCGTTTTCTAGATGCCAGCTACTTTTACTGGTTGCTGTCAAAACAGTATTTAGACATTTACCATAAAAAGGA AGAGCAAAATCCCAGTGTCCACCATTTCAAAGAGTACCAAAGCCATTTGCGCATCGCCAAAGTGTATTATGCTTATAGcgtaatatttaattatatgaaAGAACCATTTACGACTTATTCGCCAGTTAGTCTGTTCAACGTGAGTCGCTTCATATTGAATGAGGTCGAGTATAAAGGTACACCGAAGGGAGTTAGCTTATT CGCGGTTCTATTTACACTAGCAAAGCAAGCCAAGCTACTACAGGCTAACAAACTATGTTTGGTTGTTAATAAGCGTTTGCAATCCCTGAAGCCACCCGCCGGCGTTCAGGAGCAAATCGAT ATAAACTACCTGAATAGTAAAGCATGCAAGAGCGGTTTCAACGATCCCGAGGAACTGTTGCCGCTCTGTTACAAATGTTCAAATTATAGCCAACACTTGAATGGCAACAACTGTCCGACCTGCAAACAAGattacatattttcatttatctCATTTG AAATTTTACCATTAGTGCAATTTCATCCTGAAGTAGACATAAGCGATTCAGAGGCAGAACGGTTGTTACTCGCCCCACCAAAGGCGGCTGAGGAAGGCGATCCTTTTAACGAG GATGTTGCAAGCGCCTTACCACTAAGCCTCGATCGCAACGCTTTACGCGCGATACATCCAAGCCACATTTTAATAGTTAAACGCagtgaaaataatttgaaaaatatatactacCGCAACATTTTACCGGATTTGCAAGTTACATTTTGTCCAGAATGTTTATTG GTCTTTTATTCAGAAGACTTCGAACTACAGGTGTTACAGAAAGGTCATTGTCCCTTTTGTCGTACTTCATCGGAAAAATTACTTGATGAATATTTGTAG
- the LOC128860365 gene encoding NADPH-dependent diflavin oxidoreductase 1, with protein sequence MRMVILYGSQTGTAQNVAEQIWRESKTWGFNGPVLPMDDYPVQQLIEEKLAIFVVATTGNGDEPDNMRKTWRFLLRRSLPADSLQRVNFACLGLGDSSYAKFNFTAKKLNKRLMQLGAIPILDLGLCDDQHDHGLSATALPWIAELWQKLGKSLSYEKLKQNGEAKKIFKWNTTIVEPATSLVEDNHLEWPLKSEAICFTLRENQRTTAADHFQDVRFLSFSFPSSIKWNAGDVLNLNPANSDEQVSQFFELVKEHNLGFNEETIVKLETVYGDMPVPLAYAKPVNIRMLAKYIWDLNACPRQRAFELLSLNCEDELEKEKLEEFTSIEGLDDLINYVNRPRRTILEVLQDFRHSTSKLQLPILFELFTMIQPRSYSIASMSSSRSLDILVAVVEYKTKMSLPRLGLCSNWLKTLSVGSIVKGVIKSGTMSLPVEPATPIIMVGPGTGIAPFRSVIQYRKEQQKNGAKIGDSVVFFGCRNKAKDYHFVEDFTRWQLDESCTIFVAFSRDQERKVYVQHLIKQEKVLMSELILEKMASVMVAGSSNSMPKAVREAFIEVLDGDEEYLEHMLKSRRYQEETWS encoded by the coding sequence ATGCGTATGGTTATATTGTATGGAAGTCAAACTGGCACGGCTCAAAATGTGGCCGAACAAATTTGGCGGGAATCAAAAACGTGGGGCTTTAATGGGCCAGTTCTACCAATGGATGACTATCCGGTGCAGCAGTTGATAGAGGAGAAATTGGCTATTTTCGTCGTAGCCACCACAGGTAATGGCGACGAACCGGATAACATGCGAAAAACGTGGAGATTTCTATTGCGGCGAAGCTTGCCAGCAGATTCACTACAACGAGTGAATTTTGCTTGTTTGGGGTTAGGAGACTCGAGTTacgctaaatttaattttactgccAAAAAATTGAATAAGCGCCTTATGCAGTTGGGCGCTATTCCTATATTAGATTTAGGATTGTGTGATGATCAGCACGATCATGGACTTAGTGCGACAGCTTTGCCGTGGATCGCAGAATTGTGGCAGAAATTAGGGAAGTCCTTATCATATGAAAAATTGAAGCAGAACGGCGAGGCGAAGAAGATTTTCAAATGGAATACCACAATTGTCGAGCCTGCAACATCTTTGGTGGAAGATAACCATCTGGAATGGCCACTGAAGAGTGAAGctatttgttttactttaagAGAAAATCAGCGTACCACTGCTGCTGATCATTTTCAAGATGTgcgatttttaagttttagttttCCATCCTCTATTAAATGGAATGCTGGTGATGTGTTAAATTTGAACCCTGCCAATTCAGATGAGCAAGTGTCgcagttttttgaactggtgaagGAACACAATTTAGGTTTTAATGAAGAAACTATAGTAAAATTGGAAACAGTTTATGGTGATATGCCTGTTCCATTGGCTTACGCAAAGCCGGTAAATATTCGTATGCTAGCGAAGTATATATGGGACTTAAATGCATGCCCACGACAACGTGCATTTGAACTCTTGTCGTTGAACTGTGAAGATGAgttggaaaaagaaaaattggaagAATTTACTTCAATAGAGGGATTAGATGATCTTATAAATTATGTAAATCGCCCCCGACGTACAATTCTTGAAGTTTTGCAGGACTTCCGGCATAGCACATCGAAGCTTCAACTTCCGATTCTGTTCGAATTATTTACTATGATACAACCGCGCAGTTATTCAATAGCTTCAATGTCTAGTAGCCGTTCACTTGATATTCTTGTTGCAGTGGttgaatataaaacaaaaatgtcactCCCGCGCCTTGGTCTTTGCTCGAATTGGTTAAAGACGCTGTCTGTCGGGAGTATAGTAAAGGGTGTGATAAAAAGTGGAACAatgtcattgcctgtcgagcCAGCAACGCCAATCATAATGGTAGGCCCAGGTACTGGTATTGCACCTTTTCGTAGCGTCATACAGTACAGGaaggaacaacaaaaaaatggcgCCAAAATCGGCGATTCGGTTGTTTTCTTTGGTTGCCGAAACAAAGCGAAGGACTATCACTTTGTTGAAGATTTTACACGCTGGCAATTAGATGAATCCTGTACAATATTTGTAGCGTTTTCACGTGATCAGGAACGTAAAGTATATGTTCAACATTtgataaaacaagaaaaagtgtTAATGAGTGAATTAATTCTGGAAAAAATGGCGTCTGTAATGGTGGCTGGCTCTTCGAACAGTATGCCTAAAGCTGTTCGCGAAGCATTTATTGAAGTGTTGGACGGTGATGAGGAATATTTGGAACATATGCTGAAAAGTCGGAGGTATCAAGAGGAGACATGGTCGTAA